TGTTTCTGAATATTATCGTAAATGCTGCTCATGCAATTGGTGAAGCAACAAATGACGGCGCCAACGGTCGAGGCAGAATTTCGATTCAGACTCGCAGTGAAGGCGATAGAAATGTCGTTCGAATTAGCGATACCGGCGCCGGTATCCCCGAAGAGGCCCGCGGTAGAATTTTCGATCCGTTCTTTACGACAAAGGGAGTTGGCAAAGGAACCGGGCAAGGTCTGGCGATTGCGCGATCTGTCGTCGTTGACAAACACGGCGGTACGATAGACTTTGAGACCGAGACCGGCAAAGGAACGACGTTCGTCATCCGACTACCAATTCACAAAGTAGAAGCGATGCCAAAGTTGGCCGCAGACACATCACGTGGTGCCGGCCTTCCAAGAACTATCAGGTTCATCCCGTCTTGTCAACAGAGGTTGAACGATGCTCGAATCCGGCTTAGAACCGTTTCTGATAGAAGTGGCAATACGGCTCTTTGCCATTCGACTCGTAGTAATCTTGATGATACTTTTCTGCAGGATAAAAGACGTCGGCTTTGGCGATCTCGGTAACGACTTTGTAACCTTTGTCCTTCAAAAGCCCGACCAATTTCTCGGTGACCTGCTTTTGTTCATCGCTAACATAGAAGACAGCTGACCGATATTGATTTCCGACATCCGGACCTTGACGATTGAGCTGTGTCGGATCGTGAATCTCAAAGAAAAGGCGCGCTAGGGTTTCAAAGTTGGTCTTGCTTGGATCATAGACAACCTCCACGGTCTCCGCGTGGCCGGTGTTTCCATCACAAACTTCGCGGTATGTCGGATTCTTGGTGTGCCCGTTCATGTAACCGGATTGCACAGAAATTACACCGGGGGATTGCTGAAGCAAGTGCTCTGTACCCCAGAAGCACCCGCCGGCAAAGTATGCCTTCTCAGTTGCGGATATCACCGAGGCCGATTCTGATGCCGGAATGAACTTCATCGAAATCGAATTGACACAGTGACGAACGTTTTTGTCGGTGAAGCCTTCGCCCTCAAAGACGTGACCGAGATGACCGCCGCAGTTCGCACAGGTGATTTCTGTGCGCCGACCATCGGCATCGACGGTGCGTTTAACTGCGCCTTTGATTTCGTCATCGAAGCTTGGCCATCCGCAGCCGGAATCGAATTTATCGGAGGAGCGATAGAGAGGAGAATCACACTGCTTGCAGATGTATGTGCCCGCAGCATTAGTCTTGTAAAGCTCGCCGGTAAAAGGTACTTCGGTACCTTTAAAAAGAATGACTTGTTCTTCTTCAGGAGTGAGTTTATTTCGTGTCAAGTTAGTCTCCTTGTTCTTGTCTTTAGACATCATGTTCGTCGGCATAACTACGAAGATAAGCGCCGCGAGAACTGCCCCGCCGATTAATGTACGGAGTATCTTCCCTGTGGTTGGTTTCATATTAGTCATCTCCTTGCTGAGAAAGCTCGTCGCCCGGCATACATGCCGGTCTGTACAAGGGAAACGTGAAGCAAACAATGGATGTTCCCGCAACTGGTGCCTCAAATACAAAACCGGCTTGCCAAAGCGACGATTCAGTGTTAATATTTGTTAATGATGGATACACTTACTCCAGTAAAGACATCAGCAATCAAGAATGAGCACAAGGACTCGGCGACATGAACAATCCGCTGCGTTTGATGTGCGTGCTGGCTCATCCCGATGATGAATCGCTCGGTTTCGGCGGAACGCTTGCGCGTTACGCCGCAGAAGGAGTCGAGACCTTCGTTGTGTGCGCTACCCGAGGTGAACGAGGACGATACGGCGATGCCGTTGAGCGTCCAGCGCCGGAGATTGTCGGTAAGGCACGCGAAGCTGAATTGCGAGCCGCAGCTAAAGAGCTTGGTGTCCGCGAGGTCCACCTGCTTGATTATCTCGATGCCGACCTTGACAAGGCGGATCCTATTGAAGCAATCAGAAAGATCGCCGGGCATATTCGCAATCTCCGGCCGCACGTGATTGCTTCGTTTGGTGCTGACGGCGGGTATGGCCATCCGGACCATATTGCAATCTCGCAATTCTGCGGCGCGGCTATTGTATGTGCTGCCGATCCCGAGTACCGTATCGAGGGAAACCCGGCAAAGCATCATTGTGTCAACAAGTTCTATCATTTGGCGTGGACATACGGCAAGTGGAAAGCGTATACAGAGGCATTCCGCGACTTGAAAATTACAGTCGACGGTGTTGATCGCCGTGCGATACCGTGGCCAGACTGGGAAGTCACATCCATTATTGATACCAGGCAATACTGGGAACGAGTCTGGCGGGCGGTACAGTGTCACAAGACGCAACTGACAATTTATAGTAAACTGGCTGGTTTATCGGACGATGGCCAACGCGAATTATGGGGAACGCAGGAATTCTATCGCGTTTTCTCTACCGTCAATGGCGGTAGAGCGAAGGAATCAGACCTGTTTGAAGGGCTGAGATAACGAAGTCTGATTCAGATTCAACGATGTCCAACTCAGCCGAAAACAACTAACCAAGAAGGCAAACACAAATGACGTCAGGACGTTCCGCTCCAGTTGATATGTCGCCTGAGGAATTCCGTAAACTCGGGCATCGATTGATCGACCAAATCGCAGAGTTTTTGAGGGAGCTTCCGAAAAAGCCGGTGACACCGTCAGAAGAGCCAACGGACGTCGGGGCACTGATTGGCCGCTCTACTCCCCTACCGAAAGTCGGCACCGATGCCGGAGCTCTCCTTGATCGAGCGGCGGAGTTGATGTTCAATCACTCGCTCTTTAATGGACACCCGCGATTTTGGGGCTATATCACTGCTTCACCGACACCAATCGGAATGCTCGGAGATTTGTTGGCTTCGGCAGCAAACTCCAATCTTGGTTCGTGGAAACTCGGTCCGATGGCGACGGAGATCGAATCGCAGACAATCCGGTGGATTGCGGAGCTGATTGGGTATCCGACGGATTGCGGTGGGATACTCGTGAGTGGCGGTAATATGGCAAATTTTGTCGGATTTCTTGCTGCTCGTCGCGCTAAGGCAGAATGGGACATCCGAGAGTTGGGAGCAACGCCAGCTGGAACAAAGAAGATGGTGGTCTACACATCTGCCGAAACCCATACCTGGATTCAAAAGGCGGCTGACCTTTTTGGACTGGGCACCGCCGGCGTCCGTTGGATTCCGACGGACAAGCAGAAGCGTATGAATACAAACATCTTAGAGAATCAGATTCGGAGCGATTTGGAGGCAGGTCTATTGCCGATTATGGTCGTTGGTACGGCTGGAACGGTCAGCACTGGTGCCGTGGATCCTCTGTTCGAAATAGACAAGATCTGTCGAAAGTACAAGTTGTGGTTTCACGTGGACGGTGCCTATGGCGGATTCGCTGCGAAAGTTCCGGGAACACCCCACGATTTGAAAGGGATGGAGCTTGCAGATTCGGTAGCTGTGGACCCACACAAATGGCTATATGCTCCCATAGAAGTCGGATGCGCCCTGGTACGCACTCCTGCACATATGACTGACGCCTTTTCTTATCATCCTCCCTACTATCATTTCGATGACTCAGTTACGAACTATGTAGACTACGGAATGCAGAATTCCCGTGGATTTCGTGCGCTCAAGGTATGGTTGGCATTGCAGCAGGTCGGCAGTGACGGATATGTGAATATGATCGGGGATGATATTCGGTTAGCAGAGATGTTGTATCGACTCGTCGACGAGCAGCCTGAGCTGGAGAGATTCACTCAGGGGCTAAGTATAACAACATTCCGGTTCGTCCCGATGGACTTAAGAACGAAGGTCGGTCACGCGGATACCGACAAATACCTCAACAAACTCAATGAAGAGATCATGTTGGCGCTTGAGAGGAGCGGCGAGGCCTTTGTTTCGCATGCAATCATCGACGGAGTCTTTGTACTTCGAGTCTGTGTTGTAAACTTCCGAACGAGTGAAGACGATATGAAGATGTTTCCCGCCTTAATTTGCCAATTGGGTACGATGGTCGATCGCCTACTTCGCCCCGAACATGCAAAGCCGCTCTAGACCTTCAAGCGAGTTCTCTTAGTCGCGATTGCGATCCAATTCCTTTAGCTCCTATCGCTTTCTGTCCCCTTCAATCTTACACAAATTGACATTTAGTCGCATTTCGTTCTTGGATAAAAGACTCGAATTAATATATTGCGTACGGTCTATTATTACTACATCTATCGAACAGATGATTGAGACAATTTTAGTTAACCTTTTCGGGAACCCTCGAAACAAAATTCCTGCAACTCTCTGGAGGTACCTTTGAGCAAACTCGTTATCAGAGTCAGTCTGCTGTTGCTCTTCATTATGAGCGCAACGGCGATGGCAGTCACGACCATCAAGGTCAGTGATGTCGAGAATGGAGTGACGATCCTCGGTCAGGATCCGAGTGGAATCACGTTGAGAATCAATGTCGGCGAGTTGGAAGCAGTTCCAGTCGCGACCAAGGCTGGTGCATTCACAATGCTGTCAGCCAAGGGATTTTCGTTGTCATCACGGGTTGGCGAGCCGGCATTACCGGTGGCCACTCAGTTGATCGCAATCCCGGAATCTGCAGAGTTGAGAATCGAGGTTCTTGGTTCGCAGTCGACGGAGTATGATCTTTCCCAGTTTGGAGTAACATCCCTGCTGATGCCGGCACAGCCATCGTTGTCCAAATCGGACGATCCGGCGAAGGTGCCATTCGAATACAACGAGGGACTCTACAAGAATGCAGGGTACTACTCTCTTCCAACAGCGACTTCAGAGATTTCAGGAACCATGCGCGGACTGCGCGTGGGTCATGTTTCTGTAGCTCCGGTGGAGTATGATCCAATTTCCAACAAGGTTCGGGTGCAGAGCGAGATAACGATACGCGTCAATTTCGACAACCCTGACTGGTTGGCGACGCAGAAGAATTTTGACAATACTTACTCTCCAGTTTTTGAGCCAGCCTATGCCCAACTCAGCAACTACGAGATGATGAACCTTCAGGACAAAGCGGACCTCGTCAAGTATCCGATCAAGTACGTCATCATTTCGGCGCGGATGTTTGAATCCCAATTGCAGCCGTTTATCGCCTGGAAGGTAAAGAAAGGTTTCAAAGTTATCGTCGCTTACACTGACGTTATTGGAACGACGACAACGGCAATTAAAGCTTACATACAGGGTTTGTACAATGCGGGAACCCTGGCTGATCCGGCACCATCTTTTGTGCTCTTGGTTGGTGACACACCGCAAATTCCTTCGTTCACCGGCTCTTCGGGTTCGCATGTGACAGACTTGCGCTACTGCGAATTCACCGGCGACAATCTTCCGGAAATCTACTACGGCCGTTTCTCGGCGCAGACAACCGCACAACTGCAGCCGCAGATTGACAAGACGCTGGAGTATGAGCAGTACCTGATGCCGAATCCGGCTTATTTGGGCGAGACTACGCTTATCGCCGGAGTCGATGGCAGTTATGCTCCGACCTACGGCAACGGCCAGATCAACTACGGCACGAATCTTTATTTTAATGCCGCCCACGGTATCACGCCGCATGTATGGCTCTATCCCGCCTCTGACGGGGCAGGCGCCTCGGCAGCGATCATTCAGACAGTTAATACCGGTATTGCCTATATCAACTACACCGCGCACGGCAGCCATGACAGTTGGGCTGATCCGTCGTTCTCGGTATCAGACATCAATGGTCTGACCAATATTCATGAGTACGGATTTGCGGTTGGCAATTGCTGCGTAACAAACACCTTCGCAGAAAGCACACCGTGCTTTGGCGAAGCCTGGATGCAGGCCGCCAACAAAGGTGGAATTGGATACATCGGCGCGAGCAACAACTCGTACTGGGACGAAGACTATTGGTGGGGAGTCGGCGGCGGCAAGGCGATTGTAGCAGCCGGACCGGCCTACGATGCGACCAAACTCGGCGCATACGACGGTGTATTTCACGATCACGGTGAAGCAGTCACGAATCACTATATCACCGCTTATGGAATCAACATGATTGGAAATCTTGCGGTTGAGCAATCCACAAGCAGTCGCAAGCAATATTATTGGGAAATCTATCACCTGATGGGCGACCCGTCAGTCGTACCGTATATGAAACTCCCGGCAATGAATGCTGTGAGTCATTCGGCTTCCGTGCTGATGACCGCTTCGACATTCAACGTGAGTGCCGATCCGGGCTCGTATGTCGGTATCACCGTAAATGGTGTGCTTCATGGCGCAGGCTATGTCGACGCAACCGGCAGTGTGCAGATTTCACTTGCTCCGTTCAGTCAGCCAGCGACTGCGAATATCGTGGTTACGGCGCAGAATAAGATCCCATACAATTCCACTGTACAGGTAATCGCCCCGAGCGGACCGTACGTGATTTACCAGAGCCACACAATCAATGATGCGGCTGGCAACAACAACGGTCAGATCGATTTTGGTGAAGCGATTGTATTGGGGATGCAAATTCAGAATGTCGGACCGGATGCGGCGAACAATGTTGTCGCGACGCTGAGCACCGACGATGAATTCGTCACCATCACCGACGCGACCGAGAATTACGGCACGATAGCCGGCAATTTCGGCAATGCGACGATTGCAGACGCGTTCGCGATTACCTTCAGCCCGCTGATTCCTGACGGCCACAGAGTGACTTTCACTGTCACCGTGAACGGCAATGCGAAGGATACTTGGGAAAGTACATTCAACGTCACCGCACA
This genomic interval from bacterium contains the following:
- a CDS encoding bifunctional methionine sulfoxide reductase B/A protein gives rise to the protein MPTNMMSKDKNKETNLTRNKLTPEEEQVILFKGTEVPFTGELYKTNAAGTYICKQCDSPLYRSSDKFDSGCGWPSFDDEIKGAVKRTVDADGRRTEITCANCGGHLGHVFEGEGFTDKNVRHCVNSISMKFIPASESASVISATEKAYFAGGCFWGTEHLLQQSPGVISVQSGYMNGHTKNPTYREVCDGNTGHAETVEVVYDPSKTNFETLARLFFEIHDPTQLNRQGPDVGNQYRSAVFYVSDEQKQVTEKLVGLLKDKGYKVVTEIAKADVFYPAEKYHQDYYESNGKEPYCHFYQKRF
- a CDS encoding PIG-L family deacetylase — translated: MNNPLRLMCVLAHPDDESLGFGGTLARYAAEGVETFVVCATRGERGRYGDAVERPAPEIVGKAREAELRAAAKELGVREVHLLDYLDADLDKADPIEAIRKIAGHIRNLRPHVIASFGADGGYGHPDHIAISQFCGAAIVCAADPEYRIEGNPAKHHCVNKFYHLAWTYGKWKAYTEAFRDLKITVDGVDRRAIPWPDWEVTSIIDTRQYWERVWRAVQCHKTQLTIYSKLAGLSDDGQRELWGTQEFYRVFSTVNGGRAKESDLFEGLR
- a CDS encoding aminotransferase class V-fold PLP-dependent enzyme: MTSGRSAPVDMSPEEFRKLGHRLIDQIAEFLRELPKKPVTPSEEPTDVGALIGRSTPLPKVGTDAGALLDRAAELMFNHSLFNGHPRFWGYITASPTPIGMLGDLLASAANSNLGSWKLGPMATEIESQTIRWIAELIGYPTDCGGILVSGGNMANFVGFLAARRAKAEWDIRELGATPAGTKKMVVYTSAETHTWIQKAADLFGLGTAGVRWIPTDKQKRMNTNILENQIRSDLEAGLLPIMVVGTAGTVSTGAVDPLFEIDKICRKYKLWFHVDGAYGGFAAKVPGTPHDLKGMELADSVAVDPHKWLYAPIEVGCALVRTPAHMTDAFSYHPPYYHFDDSVTNYVDYGMQNSRGFRALKVWLALQQVGSDGYVNMIGDDIRLAEMLYRLVDEQPELERFTQGLSITTFRFVPMDLRTKVGHADTDKYLNKLNEEIMLALERSGEAFVSHAIIDGVFVLRVCVVNFRTSEDDMKMFPALICQLGTMVDRLLRPEHAKPL